One segment of Nothobranchius furzeri strain GRZ-AD chromosome 13, NfurGRZ-RIMD1, whole genome shotgun sequence DNA contains the following:
- the akap1b gene encoding A kinase (PRKA) anchor protein 1b isoform X2: MLLRFRSVVPYTLPGVLALIGWWWYASRKKERLISDESSEGPPSADTSHLEGRNGVDENGTATPPREVDFYGPPSLNHQRTPHEILSPIHTQDVEAAHSLVQSSDDPDPLSGRLIAEDIFTPTGPTSPSHEEDVTGSSLKPPGRDFLIVSDGEFHSEVAPGASSEDAITSHRATKVTRSSSVTRLSGAERPEPEVQDPTSMLVTSEDIRIKSSTQEEPNLELLAAGLITEVISAATQEVLGVTKVSPGGSSPAVRGQLCSLEEPVAGTQQHGCHPRSLVQGGPECREAADVQGVPNGGSMTPARAAAEASNGVCKTNVSWPPPPPHQASPGLNVKRRGDEGTVLTEDSACSTCHSEDGVSLEELQSGVLENQTDVLQVTDLSLEAVQPLSLVEAGPAAPEESSVDAAGVLKRLNGIGSRNGAHGTCEVDTDQSGGSDVNSMDSVDSGCTMGACEGQGNNAASSNSELVIWEIEVPKHLVGRLIGKQGRYVSFLKQNSGAKIYISTLPYTQEFQICHIEGVQQQVDKALALIGKKFKDLDLTNLYAPPPPSLSLPSLPMTSWLLLPSGVTVEVVVVNIVSAGHVFVQQHTHPTYHALRSLDQQMFLCYSQPGTPALPSPAEVGVICAAPAVDGAWWRAQVITFYKDSDEVEIRYVDYGGYDRVKTDSLRQIRSDFVTLPFQGAEVLLDNIVPLPGEDRFSAEATSTLEEMTRGVALLAQVSNYDNNTGLPLVHLWNMVGDEVVSVNRTLAERNQAVWVDGF, encoded by the exons ATGCTGCTGAGGTTCCGCTCCGTGGTTCCCTACACGCTGCCCGGTGTACTCGCACTCATCGGCTGGTGGTGGTACGCCTCGCGTAAGAAAGAGCGTCTAATCAGCGATGAAAGTTCAGAGGGGCCCCCGAGCGCGGACACATCTCACCTGGAGGGTAGAAACGGCGTGGATGAAAACGGGACTGCCACACCTCCACGTGAAGTGGACTTCTACGGACCTCCGAGTCTAAACCACCAGAGAACACCACATGAAATACTTTCTCCCATCCACACCCAGGATGTTGAAGCAGCACATTCCCTGGTTCAAAGTTCTGATGATCCTGACCCACTGAGTGGCAGACTAATAGCAGAGGACATCTTTACACCCACAGGTCCCACTTCGCCATCACATGAGGAAGATGTGACAGGAAGTTCGTTGAAACCCCCTGGAAGGGACTTCTTAATAGTTTCAGACGGGGAGTTTCATTCAGAGGTGGCTCCGGGGGCCTCGAGCGAGGACGCCATCACGTCTCACCGTGCTACCAAAGTCACCCGTTCGTCCTCTGTGACACGCCTCTCTGGTGCAGAAAGACCAGAGCCAGAGG TCCAGGATCCCACCAGCATGCTGGTGACCTCAGAGGACATCCGTATCAAGAGCAGCACTCAAGAAGAGCCGAATCTGGAGCTCCTGGCAGCTGGACTCATCACTGAGGTCATCTCAGCAGCCACCCAGGAAGTGCTCGGTGTCACCAAGGTGTCACCCGGTGGCAGCTCACCCGCGGTCAGAGGACAGCTTTGCTCTCTAGAGGAGCCGGTCGCAGGAACACAGCAGCACGGTTGTCACCCGAGAAGCCTTGTGCAGGGAGGCCCTGAGTGCCGAGAGGCAGCAGATGTCCAGGGAGTGCCAAATGGTGGCTCCATGACTCCAGCACGGGCAGCTGCTGAGGCCAGCAACGGGGTTTGTAAAACAAATGTCTCgtggccgccgccgccgccgcatCAGGCCTCTCCAGGTCTAAACGTGAAACGTAGAGGCGACGAGGGGACCGTCCTGACCGAAGACTCTGCCTGCAGCACCTGCCACTCTGAGGACGGCGTTagcctggaggagctgcagagcgGCGTGTTGGAAAACCAAACGGACGTCCTTCAAGTTACAGACTTGTCGTTGGAAGCCGTGCAGCCGCTGTCGTTGGTGGAGGCCGGCCCAGCAGCCCCAGAGGAGAGCTCTGTGGATGCTGCAGGTGTCCTAAAGAGACTTAACGGGATTGGCTCAAGAAACGGGGCTCATGGGACATGTGAGGTGGACACCGATCAGTCTGGAG GTTCTGATGTGAACAGTATGGACTCGGTGGACAGCGGCTGCACTATGGGAGCCTGTGAGGGCCAGGGCAACAACGCTGCCTCATCAAACTCTGAACTCGTTATCTGGGAGATTGAGGTGCCAAAG CATCTTGTAGGGCGGCTGATCGGGAAGCAGGGGAGATACGTGAGCTTCCTGAAGCAGAACTCTGGAGCAAAGATCTACATCTCCACTCTGCCTTACACACAGGAGTTCCAGATCTGCCACATAGAGG GTGTGCAGCAGCAGGTTGATAAAGCTCTGGCACTGATTGGCAAGAAGTTTAAGGACCTGGACCTGACCAATCTGTACGCACCCCCACCACCCTCACTCTCTCTGCCTTCACTTCCCATGACCTCCTGG CTCCTGCTTCCCAGTGGAGTGACCGTCGAGGTGGTTGTGGTGAACATCGTGTCAGCTGGTCACGTCTTCGTCCAGCAACACACCCACCCCACCTACCACGCCCTAAGAAGTCTGGATCAGCAGATGTTCCTGTGTTACTCCCAGCCGGGTACCCCCGCCCTGCCCTCGCCTGCTGAAG TTGGTGTTATCTGCGCAGCTCCAGCAGTGGACGGAGCCTGGTGGAGAGCTCAGGTCATCACCTTCTATAAAGACAGCGATGAGGTGGAGATCAGATATGTTGATTACGGAGGCTACGACCGAGTAAAGACCGACTCGCTCCGACAGATCAG GTCAGATTTTGTAACTCTGCCATTTCAAGGTGCAGAAGTTCTGCTCGACAACATCGTCCCTCTTCCAG GAGAGGATCGTTTCTCAGCAGAAGCCACGTCGACGCTGGAGGAAATGACCAGAGGCGTGGCTTTACTTGCACAG GTCTCAAACTACGACAACAACACGGGCCTACCACTGGTTCATCTGTGGAACATGGTGGGAGATGAG GTAGTTTCGGTGAATCGCACGCTGGCGGAGAGGAACCAGGCTGTTTGGGTGGATGGATTTTAA
- the akap1b gene encoding A kinase (PRKA) anchor protein 1b isoform X1: MLLRFRSVVPYTLPGVLALIGWWWYASRKKERLISDESSEGPPSADTSHLEGRNGVDENGTATPPREVDFYGPPSLNHQRTPHEILSPIHTQDVEAAHSLVQSSDDPDPLSGRLIAEDIFTPTGPTSPSHEEDVTGSSLKPPGRDFLIVSDGEFHSEVAPGASSEDAITSHRATKVTRSSSVTRLSGAERPEPEGEVAMHQSSVNTQDEIVCALTLAKTPRVLPSEADSLETCLSADVHKLILTSTPTSLTFTVQDPTSMLVTSEDIRIKSSTQEEPNLELLAAGLITEVISAATQEVLGVTKVSPGGSSPAVRGQLCSLEEPVAGTQQHGCHPRSLVQGGPECREAADVQGVPNGGSMTPARAAAEASNGVCKTNVSWPPPPPHQASPGLNVKRRGDEGTVLTEDSACSTCHSEDGVSLEELQSGVLENQTDVLQVTDLSLEAVQPLSLVEAGPAAPEESSVDAAGVLKRLNGIGSRNGAHGTCEVDTDQSGGSDVNSMDSVDSGCTMGACEGQGNNAASSNSELVIWEIEVPKHLVGRLIGKQGRYVSFLKQNSGAKIYISTLPYTQEFQICHIEGVQQQVDKALALIGKKFKDLDLTNLYAPPPPSLSLPSLPMTSWLLLPSGVTVEVVVVNIVSAGHVFVQQHTHPTYHALRSLDQQMFLCYSQPGTPALPSPAEVGVICAAPAVDGAWWRAQVITFYKDSDEVEIRYVDYGGYDRVKTDSLRQIRSDFVTLPFQGAEVLLDNIVPLPGEDRFSAEATSTLEEMTRGVALLAQVSNYDNNTGLPLVHLWNMVGDEVVSVNRTLAERNQAVWVDGF; the protein is encoded by the exons ATGCTGCTGAGGTTCCGCTCCGTGGTTCCCTACACGCTGCCCGGTGTACTCGCACTCATCGGCTGGTGGTGGTACGCCTCGCGTAAGAAAGAGCGTCTAATCAGCGATGAAAGTTCAGAGGGGCCCCCGAGCGCGGACACATCTCACCTGGAGGGTAGAAACGGCGTGGATGAAAACGGGACTGCCACACCTCCACGTGAAGTGGACTTCTACGGACCTCCGAGTCTAAACCACCAGAGAACACCACATGAAATACTTTCTCCCATCCACACCCAGGATGTTGAAGCAGCACATTCCCTGGTTCAAAGTTCTGATGATCCTGACCCACTGAGTGGCAGACTAATAGCAGAGGACATCTTTACACCCACAGGTCCCACTTCGCCATCACATGAGGAAGATGTGACAGGAAGTTCGTTGAAACCCCCTGGAAGGGACTTCTTAATAGTTTCAGACGGGGAGTTTCATTCAGAGGTGGCTCCGGGGGCCTCGAGCGAGGACGCCATCACGTCTCACCGTGCTACCAAAGTCACCCGTTCGTCCTCTGTGACACGCCTCTCTGGTGCAGAAAGACCAGAGCCAGAGGGTGAAGTTGCTATGCATCAGAGCTCTGTTAACACTCAAGATGAGATTGTTTGTGCACTTACCCTAGCCAAAACACCAAGGGTCCTCCCATCAGAGGCAGACTCTCTGGAGACGTGTCTGTCAGCGGATGTACACAAACTGATACTAACCAGTACACCCACTTCTCTCACCTTCACAGTCCAGGATCCCACCAGCATGCTGGTGACCTCAGAGGACATCCGTATCAAGAGCAGCACTCAAGAAGAGCCGAATCTGGAGCTCCTGGCAGCTGGACTCATCACTGAGGTCATCTCAGCAGCCACCCAGGAAGTGCTCGGTGTCACCAAGGTGTCACCCGGTGGCAGCTCACCCGCGGTCAGAGGACAGCTTTGCTCTCTAGAGGAGCCGGTCGCAGGAACACAGCAGCACGGTTGTCACCCGAGAAGCCTTGTGCAGGGAGGCCCTGAGTGCCGAGAGGCAGCAGATGTCCAGGGAGTGCCAAATGGTGGCTCCATGACTCCAGCACGGGCAGCTGCTGAGGCCAGCAACGGGGTTTGTAAAACAAATGTCTCgtggccgccgccgccgccgcatCAGGCCTCTCCAGGTCTAAACGTGAAACGTAGAGGCGACGAGGGGACCGTCCTGACCGAAGACTCTGCCTGCAGCACCTGCCACTCTGAGGACGGCGTTagcctggaggagctgcagagcgGCGTGTTGGAAAACCAAACGGACGTCCTTCAAGTTACAGACTTGTCGTTGGAAGCCGTGCAGCCGCTGTCGTTGGTGGAGGCCGGCCCAGCAGCCCCAGAGGAGAGCTCTGTGGATGCTGCAGGTGTCCTAAAGAGACTTAACGGGATTGGCTCAAGAAACGGGGCTCATGGGACATGTGAGGTGGACACCGATCAGTCTGGAG GTTCTGATGTGAACAGTATGGACTCGGTGGACAGCGGCTGCACTATGGGAGCCTGTGAGGGCCAGGGCAACAACGCTGCCTCATCAAACTCTGAACTCGTTATCTGGGAGATTGAGGTGCCAAAG CATCTTGTAGGGCGGCTGATCGGGAAGCAGGGGAGATACGTGAGCTTCCTGAAGCAGAACTCTGGAGCAAAGATCTACATCTCCACTCTGCCTTACACACAGGAGTTCCAGATCTGCCACATAGAGG GTGTGCAGCAGCAGGTTGATAAAGCTCTGGCACTGATTGGCAAGAAGTTTAAGGACCTGGACCTGACCAATCTGTACGCACCCCCACCACCCTCACTCTCTCTGCCTTCACTTCCCATGACCTCCTGG CTCCTGCTTCCCAGTGGAGTGACCGTCGAGGTGGTTGTGGTGAACATCGTGTCAGCTGGTCACGTCTTCGTCCAGCAACACACCCACCCCACCTACCACGCCCTAAGAAGTCTGGATCAGCAGATGTTCCTGTGTTACTCCCAGCCGGGTACCCCCGCCCTGCCCTCGCCTGCTGAAG TTGGTGTTATCTGCGCAGCTCCAGCAGTGGACGGAGCCTGGTGGAGAGCTCAGGTCATCACCTTCTATAAAGACAGCGATGAGGTGGAGATCAGATATGTTGATTACGGAGGCTACGACCGAGTAAAGACCGACTCGCTCCGACAGATCAG GTCAGATTTTGTAACTCTGCCATTTCAAGGTGCAGAAGTTCTGCTCGACAACATCGTCCCTCTTCCAG GAGAGGATCGTTTCTCAGCAGAAGCCACGTCGACGCTGGAGGAAATGACCAGAGGCGTGGCTTTACTTGCACAG GTCTCAAACTACGACAACAACACGGGCCTACCACTGGTTCATCTGTGGAACATGGTGGGAGATGAG GTAGTTTCGGTGAATCGCACGCTGGCGGAGAGGAACCAGGCTGTTTGGGTGGATGGATTTTAA